The following proteins come from a genomic window of Verrucomicrobium sp.:
- a CDS encoding glutathione peroxidase → MRFLSVLALALGLVSAARGEGASFYDLETHTLSGEPESLAAYKGRVALVVNVASKCGFTPQYAGLEALYKRYQDQGFVILGFPSNDFGHQEPGSPEEIAKFCSSRYQVTFPMFEKVVTKKGPGQSPVYAFLTDGREAPQWNFTKYLVDRRGKVVAVFPSKVTPQDPALAAAIQAELDK, encoded by the coding sequence ATGCGTTTTCTTAGTGTCTTGGCGTTGGCGTTGGGGCTCGTCTCCGCGGCTCGCGGGGAGGGGGCTTCCTTCTATGATCTGGAAACCCACACTCTTTCCGGGGAGCCGGAGTCTCTGGCCGCCTATAAGGGGCGCGTGGCGCTGGTGGTGAACGTGGCCTCCAAGTGCGGCTTCACGCCCCAATACGCGGGTCTGGAGGCGCTTTACAAGCGCTACCAGGACCAGGGCTTCGTCATCCTCGGTTTTCCTTCCAACGACTTCGGCCACCAGGAGCCGGGCTCGCCGGAGGAGATCGCCAAATTCTGCTCCAGCCGTTATCAGGTCACCTTCCCGATGTTCGAGAAGGTCGTGACGAAAAAGGGGCCCGGCCAGAGCCCGGTCTACGCCTTCCTCACGGACGGACGGGAGGCGCCGCAGTGGAATTTCACGAAATACCTCGTCGACCGGCGGGGGAAGGTCGTCGCCGTTTTTCCGAGCAAGGTCACGCCGCAGGACCCTGCGCTGGCCGCCGCGATCCAGGCGGAATTGGACAAGTAA
- the coxB gene encoding cytochrome c oxidase subunit II encodes MLPDITLSTFSNASPQAKEITTLFINVLLVCSVIFVIVTVWVGYSIWKFRHKEGEDGEPDQHQINKNYEITWTIIPALICVLLGYWTVKSMFGPNGGEPRHKVEPDIVITGAQWWWDVRYPKLGVVTANEIHVPTGRPLVVDLESNDVIHTFWVPELGRKEQMIPGHHSLLSVESTFIGQYLGACAQYCGNQHAWMRLLLVSESPADFDAWVAKQKSRGPLPPPLVSRAEAGPAPVIAPNSGEQTPQHPAGSGAERPLGQPIPLAAKLGGGTKGATPVINTLMPSDKVAKLSDAASPAPTSDAIAAKGDVARGLQVYKEQTCGTCHAVEGVSDAPYAPNLSHLASRQTLGAGVLKNTHEDLYKWMANPQAFKPGCNMPNFHLTPEQTSDLVAYLETLK; translated from the coding sequence ATGCTGCCGGACATCACTTTATCCACGTTTTCGAACGCCTCGCCTCAAGCCAAGGAAATCACCACCCTTTTCATCAACGTCCTGCTCGTTTGCAGCGTGATCTTCGTGATCGTGACGGTGTGGGTCGGTTACTCCATCTGGAAATTCCGCCACAAGGAAGGGGAGGACGGCGAGCCCGATCAGCACCAGATCAATAAGAACTACGAGATCACCTGGACGATCATCCCGGCCCTCATCTGCGTTCTCCTGGGCTACTGGACGGTGAAGAGCATGTTCGGCCCCAACGGCGGCGAGCCGCGCCATAAGGTCGAGCCCGACATCGTCATCACCGGCGCCCAGTGGTGGTGGGACGTCCGCTATCCTAAGCTGGGCGTCGTCACCGCCAACGAGATCCACGTCCCCACCGGCCGCCCGCTGGTCGTCGATCTGGAGTCCAACGACGTCATCCACACCTTCTGGGTTCCCGAGCTGGGCCGCAAGGAGCAGATGATTCCCGGCCACCACAGCCTGCTGAGCGTGGAATCGACCTTCATCGGCCAATATCTTGGGGCCTGCGCCCAGTATTGCGGCAACCAGCACGCCTGGATGCGCCTGCTCCTGGTCTCCGAGTCGCCCGCCGACTTTGACGCCTGGGTCGCCAAGCAGAAGTCCCGCGGCCCGCTGCCCCCTCCGCTCGTCTCCCGCGCGGAGGCCGGTCCGGCCCCCGTCATCGCCCCGAATTCCGGCGAGCAGACGCCGCAGCATCCGGCCGGTTCCGGCGCGGAGCGCCCCCTGGGCCAGCCCATCCCCCTGGCGGCCAAGCTGGGCGGCGGCACCAAGGGCGCCACGCCGGTCATCAACACCCTCATGCCCAGCGACAAGGTCGCCAAGCTTTCCGACGCGGCCAGCCCGGCTCCCACCTCCGACGCGATCGCCGCCAAGGGCGACGTGGCCCGCGGCCTCCAGGTCTACAAGGAACAGACCTGCGGCACCTGCCACGCCGTGGAAGGCGTCAGCGACGCGCCCTACGCCCCCAACCTGAGCCACCTGGCCAGCCGCCAGACCCTCGGCGCGGGCGTCCTGAAGAACACCCATGAAGACCTTTACAAGTGGATGGCCAACCCGCAGGCCTTCAAGCCAGGCTGCAACATGCCCAACTTCCACCTGACCCCCGAGCAAACGAGCGACCTCGTCGCCTATTTGGAAACGCTGAAATGA
- a CDS encoding cytochrome c oxidase assembly protein, which produces MTSPLSVLLQQWNWTSPMWLIALAAAFFYVRGQRRSGGLTGRAWCFAAALAFFLLATVSPLHRLAYGYLFSAHMVQHLVLLLIVPGFLLLSFSGEQWQAALRHPAFARFTRVFGYPLVGWFLGSSAMWLWHVPRFCVASQTVSMVADFQTLSLLFMGACFWWPVAAPASVRMEALPSIGYLFTGCLACTLLGVYLTFSPISVCPSFLTAPDPLGVMPYLRETLGMSTSVDQQLGGLLMWVPACLIYAGAICVVFARWYNSRPQPSSAPAH; this is translated from the coding sequence ATGACCTCTCCGCTCTCCGTCCTTCTGCAGCAGTGGAACTGGACCTCCCCCATGTGGCTGATCGCCCTGGCGGCGGCCTTCTTTTACGTGCGCGGCCAGCGCCGCTCCGGCGGGCTGACGGGCCGGGCCTGGTGCTTTGCCGCCGCGCTCGCCTTCTTCCTGCTGGCCACCGTCTCCCCCCTGCACCGGCTGGCCTACGGCTACCTCTTTAGCGCCCACATGGTGCAGCACCTGGTCCTGCTCCTGATCGTGCCGGGCTTCCTCCTCCTGAGCTTCTCCGGGGAGCAGTGGCAGGCCGCCCTGCGCCATCCGGCCTTCGCCCGCTTCACCCGCGTCTTCGGCTACCCGCTCGTCGGCTGGTTCCTGGGCAGCAGCGCCATGTGGCTCTGGCACGTGCCCCGGTTCTGCGTCGCCTCCCAGACCGTCTCCATGGTGGCCGATTTCCAGACCTTGAGCCTTCTCTTCATGGGCGCCTGCTTCTGGTGGCCCGTCGCCGCTCCGGCGTCCGTCCGCATGGAGGCTCTGCCCTCCATCGGCTACCTCTTCACCGGCTGTCTGGCCTGCACCCTCCTGGGTGTTTACCTGACCTTTTCGCCCATCTCGGTTTGCCCCTCCTTTCTCACCGCGCCCGATCCGCTGGGCGTGATGCCTTATCTGCGCGAGACCCTCGGCATGAGCACCTCGGTCGACCAGCAGCTCGGCGGCCTCCTCATGTGGGTTCCGGCCTGCTTGATCTACGCCGGGGCCATCTGCGTCGTCTTCGCGCGGTGGTACAACAGCCGCCCGCAACCCTCCTCCGCTCCCGCCCACTAA
- a CDS encoding metallophosphoesterase family protein, which translates to MFFLVILGLFLLGDGICWFSLHRILQQAGAPLGWRIALDLFMFFQIAGLSGLVLSRFWEPALALQSLWGKTGLSLILLWHFLVMLPLGVGLAISACLPSPAAAFSPGPGFAGLNRRQFLALLGTGAAPLATFALTGISLYQLRRFSIRRLTVDVPGLPAELEGMTIAHLSDIHVGQLTHGPVLDDMVHAFNELDADLGAVTGDLINYDLDDLPRALEVIQGLRAKQGVFVCEGNHDLLENAAEFERRAREIEGPGHRFLLNESATTQVGGHPVQVLGVRWTGQYDGGIQMQMHALPPLEPGAFPLLLAHHPHAFETAEAMGIPLVLAGHTHGGQLMLTDELGCGPMFFRYWSGLYRRAKGSLVVSNGTGNWFPLRVHAPAEILHLTLRRAA; encoded by the coding sequence ATGTTCTTTTTAGTCATTCTCGGCCTCTTCCTCCTGGGCGACGGCATCTGCTGGTTTTCCCTTCACCGCATCCTGCAGCAAGCGGGCGCGCCCCTCGGCTGGCGCATCGCGCTCGACCTGTTCATGTTCTTCCAGATCGCCGGGCTGTCCGGCCTTGTCCTCTCCCGCTTTTGGGAGCCGGCGCTGGCGCTTCAGTCCCTGTGGGGCAAGACGGGGCTTTCCCTCATTCTCCTGTGGCACTTCCTGGTGATGCTGCCGTTGGGCGTGGGACTGGCGATCAGCGCCTGTCTCCCCTCTCCCGCGGCCGCTTTTTCCCCGGGCCCGGGCTTCGCCGGGCTGAACCGCCGGCAGTTCCTGGCCCTGCTGGGCACGGGCGCCGCGCCGCTGGCCACCTTCGCGCTGACCGGCATTTCCCTCTACCAGCTGCGCCGCTTTTCCATCCGGCGGCTGACTGTCGACGTTCCTGGATTGCCCGCGGAACTGGAGGGAATGACCATCGCGCACCTGAGCGACATCCACGTGGGCCAGCTCACCCACGGCCCGGTCCTGGACGACATGGTGCACGCGTTCAACGAGCTGGACGCCGACCTGGGCGCGGTCACCGGCGACCTGATCAATTACGACCTGGACGACCTCCCCCGCGCCCTGGAAGTCATCCAGGGGCTGCGCGCCAAGCAAGGCGTCTTCGTCTGCGAGGGGAACCACGACCTGCTGGAAAACGCCGCCGAGTTCGAGCGCCGCGCGCGGGAGATCGAGGGGCCCGGCCACCGCTTTCTGCTGAACGAGTCGGCCACCACACAGGTGGGAGGCCATCCCGTGCAGGTCCTGGGCGTTCGCTGGACGGGGCAGTATGACGGCGGCATCCAGATGCAGATGCACGCGCTGCCGCCGCTGGAGCCCGGCGCGTTTCCCCTCCTCCTGGCGCACCATCCGCATGCCTTCGAGACGGCGGAGGCGATGGGCATTCCCCTGGTGCTGGCGGGCCACACGCATGGCGGCCAGCTGATGCTGACGGACGAGCTGGGCTGCGGCCCGATGTTTTTCCGCTACTGGTCCGGCCTCTACCGGCGGGCAAAGGGAAGCCTGGTCGTCTCCAACGGGACGGGGAATTGGTTTCCGCTCCGCGTCCACGCGCCGGCGGAGATCCTCCACCTGACGCTGCGCCGGGCGGCTTAA
- a CDS encoding cyclase family protein codes for MKFIDLTHSLRDGQASFPGDPPFRRTPHAVIGKDECNVSLLQIGTHQGTHLDALRHFMPEGLTTEEMPLEWFYGPATVLRIPKGPKEDITVDDFRAFEERLTPGARVLYETGWHRRFREPDFFTDYPSMTEEAAAYVAGRGVRLLGMDTPTPGRHACAVHQALQRDPFRVVIVEALANLDALPDQFTFIGFPLKLEGGDGSPIRAVALCP; via the coding sequence ATGAAGTTCATTGACCTGACCCATTCCCTGCGCGACGGCCAAGCTAGCTTTCCTGGAGACCCTCCTTTCCGCCGCACGCCCCACGCGGTCATCGGCAAGGATGAGTGCAATGTCTCCCTCCTTCAAATAGGCACTCACCAGGGCACCCATCTGGATGCCCTGCGCCACTTCATGCCGGAAGGGCTGACGACGGAGGAAATGCCGCTGGAATGGTTCTACGGTCCCGCCACCGTGCTGCGCATCCCGAAGGGGCCCAAGGAGGACATCACGGTGGATGACTTCCGGGCTTTTGAGGAGCGGCTGACGCCCGGCGCGCGGGTTCTTTATGAAACGGGCTGGCACCGCCGCTTCCGCGAGCCCGATTTCTTCACCGATTACCCGAGCATGACGGAGGAGGCCGCCGCCTACGTCGCCGGGCGGGGCGTCCGCCTTCTGGGCATGGACACGCCGACTCCGGGCCGCCACGCCTGCGCCGTTCACCAGGCCCTCCAGCGGGATCCCTTCCGTGTCGTCATCGTCGAGGCGCTGGCCAACCTGGACGCCCTTCCGGACCAGTTCACCTTCATCGGCTTCCCTTTGAAGCTCGAGGGTGGGGACGGCTCCCCGATCCGCGCCGTGGCGCTTTGTCCATGA
- the ptsP gene encoding phosphoenolpyruvate--protein phosphotransferase encodes MVNHSAPPESAPHSPDPVSRLTAETRFQALPASPGVATGPVLILRQDRPTIRRRTITADKVPAEIARLEEALLRTRQHILEAKERLASAVGEKDAAIFDAHLLVVEDPTILHAVKVQLSERLLAVDTIYQDITQSLAQQMRELGDAYLRERSSDIHDVARRVLQHLRGLEDEHVDITHPSIVVADSLSLPDLVSIDRGSLLGFATRQGSSTSHAAIIARSLNIPAIVGLEGALDRLESGMEAIIDGVSGLLIALPGEETKKEYGQLERQRDLVEEQLGAIRDTLARTTDDRRVIVSANVELPEDFPLVTENGAEGVGLYRTEFLFLNRNDFPSEEEQYQVYRQIAQTVKPHSIIIRTLDAGGDKVAALLSGEQPEMNPFLGCRGIRLCLEQPEVFRTQLRAICRASAEGNVRVMFPMISDASELLQCKALLAGVQAELRAEGVPLPEKMEVGMMIEVPSAALTADILAQHVDFFSIGTNDLVQYTMAVDRLNERVANLYQTCHPSVLRLIARVVEAGHQNGIWVGICGEMANDVLLMPLFLGLGIDELSMGSVFVPRVKKALQSLSYRQSVAMTHELLKHTSHEEIRRELGEFARKTYPELLL; translated from the coding sequence ATGGTAAACCACTCGGCTCCTCCGGAGTCCGCCCCGCATAGTCCCGATCCCGTCTCCCGCCTGACCGCCGAGACCCGGTTCCAGGCTCTCCCCGCCTCTCCCGGCGTCGCCACCGGTCCCGTCCTCATCCTGCGGCAGGACCGCCCCACCATCCGCCGCCGCACCATCACCGCGGACAAGGTCCCGGCCGAAATCGCCCGCTTGGAAGAGGCCCTCCTCCGCACCCGCCAGCACATCCTGGAGGCCAAGGAACGGCTGGCCAGCGCCGTGGGAGAGAAGGACGCCGCCATCTTCGACGCCCACCTCCTGGTCGTGGAGGATCCCACCATTCTCCACGCGGTCAAAGTCCAGCTGAGCGAGCGGCTCCTGGCCGTCGACACCATCTACCAGGACATCACGCAGAGCCTGGCCCAGCAGATGCGCGAGCTGGGCGACGCTTACCTGCGCGAGCGCTCCAGCGACATCCATGACGTGGCCCGCCGCGTCCTACAGCACCTGCGCGGCCTGGAGGACGAGCACGTCGACATCACCCACCCCAGCATCGTCGTCGCCGATTCCCTGAGCCTGCCGGACCTGGTCTCCATCGACCGCGGCTCCCTCCTGGGCTTCGCCACGCGGCAGGGGAGCAGCACCTCCCACGCGGCGATCATCGCCCGCTCCCTGAACATCCCGGCCATCGTCGGCCTGGAAGGGGCCCTCGACCGGCTGGAAAGCGGGATGGAAGCCATCATCGACGGCGTCTCCGGCCTCCTCATCGCCTTGCCCGGGGAAGAGACGAAGAAGGAATACGGCCAGCTGGAGCGCCAGCGAGACCTCGTCGAGGAGCAGCTGGGCGCCATCCGCGACACCCTGGCCCGCACGACCGACGACCGCCGCGTCATCGTCTCCGCCAACGTCGAGCTGCCGGAGGACTTCCCCCTGGTCACGGAAAACGGCGCGGAAGGCGTCGGCCTTTACCGCACCGAGTTCCTCTTCCTGAACCGGAACGATTTCCCGAGCGAGGAGGAGCAATACCAGGTCTACCGCCAGATCGCGCAGACGGTGAAGCCCCACTCCATCATCATCCGCACCCTCGACGCGGGCGGGGACAAAGTGGCGGCCCTTCTTTCCGGCGAGCAGCCGGAGATGAACCCCTTCCTGGGCTGCCGGGGCATCCGCCTCTGCCTGGAACAGCCGGAAGTCTTCCGCACCCAGTTGCGCGCCATCTGCCGGGCCAGCGCGGAGGGCAACGTGCGCGTCATGTTCCCCATGATCAGCGACGCCTCCGAGCTGCTCCAGTGCAAGGCCCTCCTGGCCGGAGTGCAGGCGGAACTCCGGGCGGAGGGCGTGCCCCTGCCGGAGAAAATGGAAGTCGGCATGATGATCGAGGTGCCCTCCGCCGCCCTTACCGCCGACATCCTGGCCCAGCACGTCGACTTCTTCTCCATCGGCACCAACGACCTGGTCCAATACACCATGGCCGTCGACCGGCTCAACGAGCGCGTCGCCAACCTCTACCAGACCTGCCACCCCTCCGTGCTCCGCCTCATCGCGCGCGTCGTGGAGGCCGGCCACCAGAACGGCATCTGGGTCGGCATCTGCGGGGAAATGGCCAACGACGTCCTCCTCATGCCGCTTTTCCTGGGCCTGGGCATCGACGAGCTGAGCATGGGCTCCGTCTTCGTCCCGCGCGTGAAGAAGGCGCTGCAAAGCCTCTCCTACCGGCAGAGCGTCGCCATGACGCACGAGCTTCTCAAGCACACCAGCCATGAGGAAATCCGCCGGGAATTGGGCGAATTCGCCCGCAAGACCTATCCCGAGCTGCTGCTCTAA
- a CDS encoding Rieske 2Fe-2S domain-containing protein yields the protein MSCCSDHGHGEGHGHGCSPQSGEPISVQEMNRRKFLALLSIVPGAIATAAIGVPVAGFVVAPIFAPEKREWVSLGAVSQFKIGDTIQVTYKDPSPLPWAGVTANNGAYVRRTGENDFIAFAVNCSHLGCPVRWIASANLFMCPCHGGVYYSDGSVAAGPPPRALSRYNVRIENGELQLQTQEVPIG from the coding sequence ATGAGCTGCTGCTCCGATCACGGCCACGGTGAAGGCCACGGCCACGGATGCTCTCCCCAGTCCGGCGAGCCCATTTCCGTCCAGGAGATGAACCGGCGCAAGTTCCTGGCCCTTCTTTCCATCGTGCCCGGCGCCATTGCCACGGCCGCCATCGGCGTGCCCGTCGCCGGCTTCGTCGTCGCCCCCATCTTCGCCCCGGAAAAGCGGGAGTGGGTCTCCTTGGGGGCCGTCAGCCAGTTCAAGATCGGCGACACCATCCAGGTCACCTACAAGGACCCGTCTCCGCTGCCTTGGGCCGGCGTCACCGCCAACAACGGCGCCTACGTCCGCCGCACGGGGGAGAACGATTTCATCGCCTTCGCGGTGAACTGCTCCCACCTGGGCTGCCCGGTCCGCTGGATCGCCAGCGCCAACCTGTTCATGTGCCCGTGTCACGGCGGCGTCTACTACTCGGACGGCTCGGTGGCCGCAGGCCCGCCCCCGCGCGCCCTTTCCCGCTACAACGTCCGCATCGAGAACGGGGAGTTGCAGCTTCAGACCCAGGAAGTCCCGATTGGATAA
- the ctaD gene encoding cytochrome c oxidase subunit I yields MTDPALSHTADAHAHAHGHGHGGYHSRLFEWLTTVDHKQIGIMYLVTSLFFLVIGGVEALLIRAQLAYPNCHFLSETIFNQMFTMHGTTMVFLVGMPTLAGFQNYLVPLMIGARDVAFPRLNAMSFWMLPFSGVMLHFSFLTGAAPSVGWFSYAPLSEHNFTSNLGPDYWALGLLAAGIGSVGSAFNIIVTVIKFRAPGMSIPRLPLFVWMSFMTSILVILALPALNSGLVMLIADRLLNGSFFQHTQGGDPLLWEHIFWIFGHPEVYILILPSFGIISEVIPVFSRRPITGYAFVAWSTLAIALLSFGVWAHHMFAAGLGLYADAFFSLASMLIAIPTGVKIFNWTATMWRGRIRFSTAMLFCLGFLIIFVVGGLSGITLAVTPIDWAVTDSYYIIAHFHYVLFGGTIFGFFAGIYYWYPKMTGRMLDESLGRWHFWGTMIGFNLTFFVQHFLGFMGMPRRIYTYPDLPGWGLLNMISTIGAFLLAVGTLPFVWNLVVSLYRGKIAGDNPWNAWTLEWATSSPPPHDNFALVPPVEGRRPLWDLNNPHDPDWKREPVRDEPPVKMDRNKVLMIFFIASEAMFFTMLISAYILFNSRQIDGPTAASSLKFGRTLFFTIALLSSSVTMFFAEKCLHHKNRRGFVGWMIATIILGFIFLGGQGYEYAELFHDGVTVGRNIFGSTFFTLTGFHGFHVFMGLVSLIVFLILGWKGDLDSPQRIQHVEAAGWYWHFVDVVWVVLFSLIYIKSLLFHTL; encoded by the coding sequence ATGACCGATCCCGCCCTCTCCCACACCGCCGACGCGCACGCCCATGCCCACGGGCATGGCCACGGCGGCTACCACAGCCGCCTCTTCGAGTGGCTGACGACCGTCGATCACAAGCAGATCGGCATCATGTACCTGGTCACCTCCCTTTTCTTCCTGGTGATCGGGGGCGTGGAGGCTCTCCTCATCCGCGCGCAGCTGGCCTACCCGAACTGCCATTTCCTGTCGGAAACCATCTTCAACCAGATGTTCACCATGCACGGCACCACCATGGTGTTCCTGGTGGGCATGCCGACCTTGGCCGGATTCCAGAACTACCTGGTTCCCCTCATGATCGGCGCGCGGGACGTCGCCTTCCCGCGCCTCAACGCCATGAGCTTCTGGATGCTGCCCTTCTCGGGCGTCATGCTCCACTTCAGCTTCCTGACCGGCGCGGCGCCCTCCGTCGGCTGGTTTAGCTACGCCCCCCTCAGCGAGCACAACTTCACCTCCAACCTCGGCCCCGATTACTGGGCCCTCGGCCTCCTGGCGGCGGGCATCGGCTCCGTCGGCTCCGCCTTCAACATCATCGTCACCGTCATCAAGTTCCGCGCGCCGGGAATGAGCATTCCCCGCCTGCCGCTTTTCGTCTGGATGTCCTTCATGACCTCCATTTTGGTCATCCTGGCCCTTCCGGCGCTCAACTCCGGCCTGGTCATGCTCATCGCGGACCGCCTCCTGAACGGCTCCTTCTTCCAGCACACCCAGGGCGGCGATCCCCTCCTGTGGGAGCACATCTTCTGGATCTTCGGCCACCCGGAAGTCTACATCCTCATCCTGCCCTCCTTCGGCATCATCTCGGAAGTCATCCCCGTCTTCTCCCGCCGTCCGATCACCGGCTACGCCTTCGTCGCCTGGTCCACGCTGGCCATCGCCCTCCTGAGCTTCGGCGTCTGGGCGCACCACATGTTCGCCGCGGGCCTCGGCCTCTACGCCGACGCCTTCTTCTCCCTGGCCTCCATGCTCATCGCCATCCCGACGGGCGTGAAGATCTTCAACTGGACGGCCACCATGTGGCGCGGGCGCATCCGCTTCTCCACGGCGATGCTCTTCTGCCTCGGCTTCCTCATCATCTTCGTCGTCGGCGGCCTTTCCGGCATCACCCTGGCCGTCACCCCGATCGACTGGGCGGTGACCGACAGCTACTACATCATCGCCCACTTCCACTACGTCCTCTTCGGCGGCACCATCTTCGGCTTCTTCGCGGGCATCTACTACTGGTACCCGAAGATGACCGGCCGCATGCTCGACGAGAGCCTGGGCCGCTGGCACTTCTGGGGCACGATGATCGGCTTCAACCTGACCTTCTTCGTCCAGCACTTCCTGGGCTTCATGGGCATGCCGCGCCGCATCTACACCTACCCGGACCTGCCGGGCTGGGGCCTGCTGAACATGATCTCCACCATCGGCGCCTTCCTCCTGGCCGTCGGCACCCTGCCGTTCGTCTGGAACCTGGTGGTCAGCCTCTACCGGGGCAAGATCGCCGGGGACAACCCCTGGAACGCCTGGACCCTGGAGTGGGCCACCTCGTCCCCGCCCCCGCACGACAACTTCGCACTGGTCCCGCCCGTGGAGGGCCGCCGCCCGCTGTGGGACCTGAACAACCCGCACGATCCGGATTGGAAGCGCGAGCCCGTCCGGGACGAACCCCCCGTGAAGATGGACCGGAACAAGGTCCTCATGATCTTCTTCATCGCCTCGGAAGCGATGTTCTTCACCATGTTGATCAGCGCCTACATCCTGTTCAACTCCCGCCAGATCGACGGTCCCACCGCCGCCAGCAGCCTCAAGTTCGGGCGCACGCTCTTCTTCACCATCGCGCTGCTCTCCAGCTCAGTGACGATGTTCTTCGCGGAAAAGTGCCTGCATCATAAGAACCGCCGGGGCTTCGTCGGCTGGATGATCGCCACCATCATCCTCGGCTTCATCTTCCTGGGCGGCCAGGGCTACGAATACGCGGAACTCTTCCATGACGGCGTCACCGTGGGCCGGAACATCTTCGGCAGCACCTTCTTCACCCTGACGGGCTTCCACGGGTTCCACGTCTTCATGGGCTTGGTGTCCTTGATCGTGTTCCTCATTCTGGGCTGGAAAGGGGATCTCGACAGTCCGCAGCGCATCCAGCACGTGGAAGCGGCCGGTTGGTACTGGCACTTTGTCGACGTCGTCTGGGTCGTCCTCTTCTCCCTCATCTACATCAAAAGCCTGCTCTTCCACACCCTATGA
- a CDS encoding cytochrome b N-terminal domain-containing protein → MFEKLKNLLVRFVLWFEDRTGLWAMFGPSLTHLAPRDAKWWYVFGSATLLCFAIQVASGVGLAFAYIPSSGDAYQSLQYITNVAPLGRFLRAMHYFGASGMVLLVGIHMGQVFLHGSYKFPREMNWFSGVALLALTIVMGFTGQLMRWDSNAVWSIVVAAEQAGRVPFVGKWLAHFIMAGDAVGGATLGRFYAIHVFVVPGLLFAGIGLHLLLVMKHGIAEMPQVGQIVDPKTYREEYHARLEKTGIPFWEMAWRDSFFALATTLVICFCAWYLGPPPVDVPPDPSILDTAPAPDWYLLWYFAVLSLANTALEDYIILGAPLVIGLLLFCIPILSNSGERHPARRPLSVIALVTAVLFVFGFWISAMHMSWTPNFHPKPLSAEVLGTPGTAHYRGGEIFQSKSCINCHLMAGEGGRKGPDLTYIGDRATRDQLVIRINNGGIGMPGFAGNLTPQELNDLVVFLESRKHRFDEAAGEGAKPESLPLGTSAR, encoded by the coding sequence ATGTTCGAAAAATTAAAGAATCTCCTCGTCCGCTTCGTCCTTTGGTTTGAGGACCGCACCGGCCTGTGGGCCATGTTCGGCCCTTCGCTGACTCACCTGGCTCCGCGCGACGCCAAGTGGTGGTACGTCTTCGGCAGCGCCACGCTGCTCTGTTTCGCCATCCAGGTGGCTTCGGGCGTCGGCCTGGCCTTCGCGTACATCCCCTCCAGCGGCGACGCCTACCAGAGCCTTCAGTACATCACCAACGTGGCCCCCCTGGGCCGCTTCCTGCGCGCCATGCACTACTTCGGCGCGTCGGGGATGGTGCTCCTGGTCGGCATCCACATGGGGCAGGTCTTCCTCCACGGGTCCTACAAGTTCCCGCGCGAGATGAACTGGTTCAGCGGCGTCGCGCTGCTGGCTCTGACCATCGTCATGGGTTTCACCGGCCAGTTGATGCGCTGGGACAGCAACGCCGTCTGGTCGATCGTCGTCGCGGCGGAGCAGGCGGGCCGCGTGCCGTTCGTCGGCAAGTGGCTGGCCCACTTCATCATGGCGGGCGACGCCGTCGGCGGCGCCACCTTGGGCCGTTTTTACGCCATCCACGTCTTCGTGGTGCCCGGCCTGCTCTTCGCGGGCATCGGCCTCCACCTCCTGCTGGTCATGAAACACGGCATCGCGGAGATGCCCCAGGTCGGCCAGATCGTCGATCCGAAGACCTACCGCGAGGAATACCATGCGCGCCTGGAGAAGACCGGCATTCCCTTCTGGGAAATGGCCTGGCGCGACTCCTTCTTCGCCCTGGCCACCACCCTCGTCATCTGTTTCTGTGCCTGGTATTTGGGCCCGCCGCCCGTCGACGTGCCGCCCGACCCGAGCATCCTGGACACCGCTCCCGCGCCGGATTGGTATCTCCTTTGGTACTTCGCCGTCCTTTCCCTGGCGAACACCGCCCTGGAGGACTACATCATCCTGGGCGCGCCGCTTGTCATCGGCCTTCTTCTATTCTGCATCCCGATCCTGAGCAACAGCGGCGAGCGCCATCCGGCCCGCCGCCCGCTCTCCGTCATCGCCCTGGTCACGGCCGTCCTCTTCGTGTTCGGCTTCTGGATCTCGGCCATGCACATGAGCTGGACGCCGAATTTCCACCCCAAGCCGCTTTCCGCGGAGGTGTTGGGAACGCCCGGCACCGCCCATTACCGCGGCGGGGAGATCTTCCAGTCGAAGAGCTGCATCAACTGCCACCTCATGGCGGGAGAGGGCGGCCGCAAGGGGCCGGACCTTACCTACATCGGCGACCGCGCCACCCGGGACCAGCTGGTCATCCGCATCAACAACGGCGGCATTGGCATGCCCGGCTTCGCGGGCAATCTGACCCCGCAGGAGCTGAACGACCTGGTCGTCTTCCTCGAGTCGCGCAAGCACCGTTTCGACGAGGCCGCGGGTGAAGGGGCCAAGCCTGAATCGCTGCCGCTGGGCACCTCTGCCCGGTAA